A window of the Calditrichia bacterium genome harbors these coding sequences:
- a CDS encoding family 10 glycosylhydrolase → MKRLFWLIMICWSMAIIAQPNTEFRATWVVDFNWLQPSNSAEENKALIRKVLDDHVQANMTSVLWQVRRYGSVYYPSAIEPWGSQVNFQDPGFDPLGYAVEQAHLRGLELHAWFNTFESRFAYAGTPAQQHPEWICQDQDGNPMPNELIWLSPGIPAVRDHLRDVALEIVNNYDVDGVHMDFVRWNEHSNSGKSLQLARENLAREKDGWPDGMVSEEQYRDMSINSAGRYLYDQFTPYSGGIPSGYGSWEEYWRSSVTELVHAIHDSIQVVKPWVRLSPAALGRYNWGGWQGYGSVYQDAALWLNEGYIDQIVGMHYHWSSASDIYSVLEGGCPNCWSDFIQPAIQAGRLYSVGLFSDNFSTSNLFGRHESIINTVRTVSWADGVQFFSYASWRDEEYWDVAKSRFFQHKAKIRATGLIDDTPPANPTIALNKIDDLNYQILVTPPAGNTDNLWFAVYRSEDNQLDVTTDEIIQIAFGNTNFDYTDSFDGTQDYNGSYWYFATALDRFWNESLPSGAFESDPIPSFAPVIVTSFPADGDTIPVNNNIELAFSKTMDPATFAGAVNFNPAVTVGNLDWASDSKSVTIVIDGDLQFATDYTMTLSASASDVNGRQLDGNGDGTEGDDFQLDFRTLDQDFVGPRITESYPNLQSSEDNFAIDEVITFVFDEFVDPATVDETSVFLSKNGVAVPFDYSVTSAEDYSILSIQADENLMPNASYTVSLTNAITDTLGNPMSSGTEVVFGTAGEIYTETIMVENFTFPGDWWQPTGSGSTVGVVVPTTYFGYTSGIVLPVPRPRKSAFLNYEWDTSASSHLVREYLNGGAPRNVLFDTSYVLQCYVYGDGSGTLFRFAIDENAPNGGATDHEVSTWKAIDWEGWRLVSWDLANDPTGTWLGDGNLQGALRFDSFQLGYDAGNSAVSGRIFIEDLRLVKKQTVVVGIEGDHSQIPQSAQLHQNYPNPFNPATTIAYDIAENGKVSLKIFDVLGREVRSLVEERQSPGRYSVTFDASDLASGIYLYRLNANGVVQTRRMILTK, encoded by the coding sequence ATGAAGCGACTGTTTTGGTTAATTATGATCTGCTGGTCGATGGCAATTATCGCGCAACCCAATACGGAGTTCCGAGCGACATGGGTTGTGGATTTCAACTGGCTACAGCCATCCAACTCTGCAGAAGAAAATAAAGCGCTGATCCGCAAAGTACTGGACGATCACGTTCAGGCAAACATGACCTCGGTGCTATGGCAAGTCCGACGGTATGGCTCGGTGTATTATCCCTCTGCGATAGAGCCGTGGGGTTCACAGGTCAATTTTCAGGATCCCGGATTTGATCCGTTAGGATATGCGGTTGAGCAAGCCCACCTTCGCGGATTGGAGCTGCACGCCTGGTTCAATACCTTCGAATCCCGATTCGCATATGCCGGAACACCGGCACAGCAACATCCGGAATGGATTTGCCAAGATCAGGACGGCAACCCGATGCCCAATGAACTGATCTGGCTTTCGCCGGGTATCCCCGCAGTCCGCGATCATCTCCGCGATGTCGCGCTGGAAATCGTCAATAATTACGATGTCGACGGCGTGCACATGGATTTTGTGCGCTGGAACGAACACAGCAACAGCGGTAAATCCCTGCAGTTGGCTCGGGAAAATCTGGCTCGTGAAAAAGACGGTTGGCCGGACGGAATGGTTTCCGAAGAACAATATCGCGATATGAGTATCAATAGTGCTGGCCGGTATTTATACGACCAATTTACGCCGTATAGCGGCGGCATTCCTTCTGGCTACGGTTCGTGGGAAGAATATTGGCGTTCCTCGGTTACCGAACTCGTTCATGCCATTCACGATTCCATTCAGGTGGTAAAACCGTGGGTGCGCCTCTCCCCTGCCGCGCTCGGTCGCTATAATTGGGGCGGTTGGCAAGGCTACGGCTCTGTTTATCAGGATGCAGCGTTGTGGTTAAACGAAGGCTACATCGATCAGATTGTCGGGATGCACTACCACTGGAGCAGCGCTTCCGATATTTACAGCGTGCTGGAAGGCGGTTGCCCGAATTGCTGGAGCGATTTTATCCAGCCCGCAATTCAAGCCGGACGATTGTATTCGGTGGGATTGTTCTCCGACAATTTCTCGACCAGCAACCTGTTCGGTCGCCACGAATCAATCATCAACACAGTCCGCACCGTTTCCTGGGCAGATGGCGTGCAATTTTTCAGCTACGCTTCCTGGCGGGATGAGGAATATTGGGACGTCGCGAAATCCCGGTTTTTCCAGCATAAAGCCAAAATTCGGGCAACCGGATTGATTGACGATACGCCGCCGGCGAATCCGACCATTGCGCTCAACAAAATCGACGATCTCAACTATCAAATTCTGGTGACGCCGCCGGCTGGCAACACCGACAATCTGTGGTTTGCGGTGTATCGATCGGAGGACAACCAACTGGACGTGACTACCGATGAAATCATCCAGATTGCCTTTGGCAACACAAATTTCGATTACACAGATTCATTTGACGGAACGCAGGATTACAACGGCTCGTACTGGTATTTTGCCACTGCGCTGGACCGTTTCTGGAACGAATCGCTGCCCTCCGGTGCTTTCGAATCCGATCCGATTCCCTCATTTGCGCCGGTGATTGTCACCAGTTTTCCCGCGGATGGCGATACCATTCCGGTGAATAACAACATCGAACTGGCATTTTCAAAAACGATGGATCCGGCAACATTTGCTGGTGCTGTGAATTTCAACCCCGCAGTAACCGTCGGAAATCTCGATTGGGCGAGCGATAGCAAATCTGTAACTATCGTTATTGACGGCGATTTGCAGTTCGCAACCGATTACACAATGACGCTTTCCGCCAGCGCCAGCGATGTCAACGGACGCCAGCTCGACGGCAACGGCGATGGCACCGAAGGCGATGATTTTCAGCTCGATTTCCGGACGCTGGATCAGGATTTTGTGGGTCCGCGCATCACCGAAAGCTATCCCAATTTGCAATCCAGCGAAGATAATTTTGCGATCGATGAAGTGATCACTTTTGTATTTGATGAATTTGTCGATCCCGCAACCGTTGATGAAACATCCGTTTTTCTCAGCAAAAATGGAGTTGCCGTGCCATTCGATTATTCGGTGACCAGTGCGGAAGATTATTCGATTCTTTCAATTCAGGCGGATGAAAATTTGATGCCGAATGCGAGCTACACTGTTTCTTTGACAAACGCAATTACCGACACACTCGGTAATCCGATGAGCAGCGGAACGGAAGTTGTTTTCGGAACTGCCGGCGAAATTTACACCGAAACAATAATGGTTGAAAATTTCACTTTTCCCGGCGACTGGTGGCAGCCGACCGGCAGCGGATCGACGGTTGGTGTGGTTGTGCCAACCACTTATTTCGGTTACACTTCCGGTATTGTTTTGCCAGTGCCGCGTCCCCGGAAGTCTGCTTTCCTGAATTACGAATGGGATACTTCAGCCAGTTCGCATCTGGTCCGTGAATATCTCAACGGCGGCGCGCCGCGCAACGTGCTGTTTGATACGTCGTATGTGCTGCAATGCTATGTTTACGGCGATGGCAGCGGCACTCTGTTCCGTTTCGCGATCGACGAAAACGCCCCAAATGGCGGCGCAACCGATCACGAAGTGAGCACCTGGAAAGCCATCGATTGGGAAGGCTGGCGGCTGGTTTCGTGGGATTTGGCAAACGATCCCACAGGAACTTGGCTCGGCGATGGCAATCTTCAGGGTGCCCTCCGGTTCGACAGCTTCCAACTTGGTTACGACGCCGGAAATTCGGCTGTTTCCGGCAGGATTTTTATCGAAGATTTGCGGCTCGTCAAAAAACAAACGGTTGTGGTTGGCATCGAAGGCGATCACTCGCAGATTCCCCAATCGGCGCAACTGCACCAGAATTATCCCAACCCGTTTAACCCGGCAACAACCATTGCTTACGATATTGCAGAAAACGGAAAAGTATCGCTCAAAATTTTCGATGTGTTGGGACGTGAAGTCCGCTCGCTGGTGGAAGAAAGGCAATCCCCCGGTCGCTACAGCGTCACTTTTGACGCCAGCGATTTGGCCAGCGGCATTTATCTGTATCGCCTGAACGCCAACGGGGTTGTCCAAACCCGACGCATGATCTTGACAAAATAA
- a CDS encoding thioredoxin family protein, whose translation MIRKIWTIVLAVLLVNSATMWGGEVALDGAEVGKWTMDYQAAVNLAKEKKLPLLLNFTGSDWCSWCILMERNVFSKTQWQNYAKENVVMVTLDFPKNTSKVPQKYAQRNYDLQAKFGVQGYPTFIILDEDGETVIGQLGAARNPSPEWFIDQLEGITMFRESALERKAKSLSGEKVKAFNEVVSAYNSTISDFDNWLNTGPTKTEENIQIYQAFLNKIEALKSKIATF comes from the coding sequence ATGATTCGAAAAATTTGGACAATCGTGTTGGCTGTATTACTCGTGAACAGCGCAACAATGTGGGGTGGGGAAGTCGCTTTGGATGGCGCAGAAGTGGGGAAATGGACGATGGATTATCAGGCGGCAGTGAACCTCGCAAAAGAGAAAAAATTGCCGCTGCTGCTCAATTTCACCGGATCAGATTGGTGCAGTTGGTGCATTTTGATGGAGCGAAATGTTTTTTCGAAAACGCAATGGCAAAATTATGCCAAAGAAAATGTCGTGATGGTCACGCTCGATTTTCCCAAAAACACATCAAAGGTGCCCCAAAAATACGCACAACGCAATTACGACTTACAGGCAAAATTTGGTGTTCAGGGCTATCCGACGTTCATTATTTTGGATGAGGATGGCGAAACAGTGATCGGGCAGCTTGGTGCCGCCAGAAATCCGTCTCCGGAATGGTTTATCGATCAGCTCGAAGGCATAACAATGTTCCGGGAAAGTGCGTTGGAACGAAAAGCGAAATCGCTCTCCGGTGAAAAGGTTAAAGCATTTAACGAGGTTGTAAGTGCATATAATTCAACGATTTCCGATTTTGACAATTGGCTAAATACCGGACCGACCAAAACTGAAGAGAACATCCAGATTTACCAGGCTTTTCTCAATAAAATTGAAGCGCTAAAATCCAAAATTGCAACATTTTAA
- a CDS encoding ROK family protein encodes MSNKTYALGVDLGGTSIKYGICSGDGKILREFKRFTRADQTDSVILDDLASAALEAMDFAEKNNFNIKCMGMGTPGTVDVERGHLTGNSPNFKFWDDVPIKAELEKRLNIPVWVDNDANLMAFGEAKFGAGVGKKDIVCLTLGTGIGGGIILNGELFRGSNYAGSEIGHMSICYNGIPCRCGGYGCWEKYASATAMINNYNMLNPAKQVDSTLDIFSAYGNNEQDAVQVINDEIKLVAVGISNLVNIFNPEMIIVGGGVSEAGDWFVEKISRNVQLIAIKPGTRNLEIVRAQLGNKAGMLGAAAFGMSQMGL; translated from the coding sequence ATGAGCAATAAAACATATGCGCTAGGCGTAGATTTAGGCGGAACCTCAATTAAATATGGTATTTGTTCCGGAGACGGAAAAATTTTGCGCGAATTCAAACGATTTACCCGTGCCGATCAGACGGATAGCGTGATATTGGATGATCTCGCATCCGCTGCGTTAGAGGCGATGGATTTCGCCGAAAAAAACAATTTCAACATTAAATGCATGGGAATGGGAACGCCCGGCACCGTTGATGTCGAACGCGGGCATTTAACCGGTAACTCACCAAATTTTAAGTTTTGGGATGATGTGCCAATCAAGGCGGAGCTCGAAAAGCGGCTGAATATTCCGGTTTGGGTGGATAACGATGCCAACCTGATGGCTTTTGGCGAAGCCAAATTTGGCGCCGGTGTTGGTAAAAAAGATATCGTTTGTCTAACGTTAGGCACAGGCATCGGCGGCGGTATTATTTTAAACGGTGAGCTGTTTCGCGGCAGCAATTATGCCGGTTCAGAAATCGGGCATATGAGCATTTGTTACAATGGCATCCCTTGCCGATGCGGTGGTTACGGCTGTTGGGAAAAATACGCATCTGCCACAGCTATGATCAATAATTACAATATGTTGAATCCTGCTAAACAGGTGGACAGCACATTGGATATTTTTTCTGCATACGGTAACAACGAGCAGGACGCAGTGCAGGTGATAAACGATGAAATCAAACTGGTTGCGGTGGGAATTTCCAATCTGGTTAATATTTTCAATCCGGAGATGATTATTGTTGGCGGCGGTGTCAGCGAAGCGGGTGATTGGTTTGTCGAAAAAATTTCCCGAAACGTGCAGCTGATTGCCATCAAACCGGGCACGCGCAATTTGGAAATCGTGCGCGCTCAGTTGGGAAATAAAGCCGGCATGTTGGGTGCTGCGGCTTTTGGCATGTCCCAAATGGGATTATAA
- a CDS encoding fumarylacetoacetate hydrolase family protein yields the protein MANVYIPETGETIAVHSIFCIGRNYAEHAKELNNPVPSEPIIFTKPPSSVIHSGEKIVLPPQSKAVHHEVETVVLIGKTGKNIPESDAMNFIKAYGIGIDVTARDVQSRAKEKGHPWAVAKGFDTFAPLSDFVPASNIADAADISLHLSVNDERRQTGNSKDMLFPIPRLIAYLSNIFTLNPGDLIFTGTPEGVGLLNEGDELVAVLGDNLATLRVSVVR from the coding sequence ATGGCAAACGTTTACATTCCAGAAACCGGCGAGACGATCGCCGTTCATTCCATTTTTTGTATTGGCCGAAATTACGCTGAACACGCCAAAGAGTTGAATAATCCGGTGCCGTCCGAACCGATTATTTTTACGAAGCCACCCAGTTCAGTCATTCACAGCGGTGAAAAAATTGTGTTACCGCCGCAAAGTAAAGCCGTTCATCACGAGGTTGAAACGGTGGTGTTGATCGGGAAAACCGGCAAAAATATCCCGGAATCTGATGCGATGAATTTCATCAAAGCCTACGGTATCGGCATCGATGTGACCGCGCGCGATGTTCAGAGCCGTGCCAAAGAAAAAGGGCATCCCTGGGCAGTCGCAAAAGGATTCGACACATTCGCACCGCTGAGCGATTTTGTTCCCGCCAGCAATATTGCGGATGCTGCAGATATCAGCCTGCACCTTTCCGTAAACGATGAGCGTCGCCAAACCGGCAACAGCAAGGATATGCTTTTCCCGATTCCCAGGTTAATTGCATATTTGTCCAACATTTTTACGCTCAATCCCGGCGATCTGATTTTTACCGGAACACCGGAAGGTGTTGGCTTGCTCAACGAAGGCGATGAATTGGTTGCAGTGTTGGGTGATAATCTGGCAACGTTGAGAGTATCTGTCGTTCGCTGA
- a CDS encoding family 20 glycosylhydrolase, whose product MKSHLMLVVVAMFFSIAISIPAIAQNLPALMPIPKNIELHEGKFLLKADFTVELTGSFDERLYSGATRFLRRLSGKTGLFFPQHFLTKAEPGKAGAMVINSREAGNLALGVDESYKLEISSEKIVLTAQNDIGILRGMETLLQLLSADEKGYFFPALTIEDSPRFPWRGLLIDISRHFMPMDVIKRNLDGMAAVKMNVLHWHLVDDQGFRVESKTFPLLHEKGSDGFYYTQQQIREVIDYAAERGIRVVPEFDVPAHATSWLVGYPELGSAPGPYQIERNWGILNPTLDPTNEKVYEFLETFFGEMCALFPDAYFHIGGDENNGKHWDANEAIQSFMKKNDIADNHALQTYFNQRIIKILEANNKKMIGWDEILQPSLPKTAIIHSWRGIESLINAAKEGYRGILSNGYYIDLVQPASFHYLNDPVPAGTKLSEKELENILGGEATMWAEMVSPETIDSRIWPRTAAIAERLWSPSTVRNIDDMYRRMARISFLLEEHGLLHHKNYEMMLRRLTNNQDISALKTLVDVVEPLEKYARHSRGVKYTATSPLTRVVDAARPESMVAREFAMLVDSLIANPNDQNQFRVSEQLKHWKRNHLELEKIIAQSPVLREIESLSRDLSDVCEVGLLAGKYYVSGTQPSDMWVERNLELLTAAKKSRGQVELVIIDPIIKLVNQIKKSDTESK is encoded by the coding sequence ATGAAATCTCACCTGATGTTGGTAGTTGTTGCAATGTTTTTTTCGATCGCAATTTCAATTCCCGCAATTGCCCAAAATTTACCGGCGCTGATGCCAATCCCCAAAAATATTGAGTTGCACGAAGGTAAATTTTTGCTCAAAGCCGATTTCACAGTTGAATTGACCGGCAGCTTTGATGAGCGGTTGTATAGCGGCGCGACCCGTTTTTTGCGCAGGCTTTCCGGCAAAACCGGATTGTTTTTCCCGCAACATTTTTTGACCAAAGCGGAGCCGGGCAAAGCTGGCGCAATGGTAATCAACAGCCGCGAAGCCGGCAATCTGGCGTTGGGCGTTGATGAGTCTTATAAACTGGAAATTTCCAGCGAGAAAATTGTGCTTACGGCGCAAAATGATATCGGCATTTTGCGGGGAATGGAAACGTTGCTGCAATTGCTATCCGCCGATGAAAAAGGCTATTTTTTTCCGGCGCTAACCATCGAGGATTCGCCGCGTTTTCCGTGGCGGGGATTACTCATCGATATCAGCCGCCATTTTATGCCGATGGATGTTATCAAACGCAATCTGGATGGCATGGCTGCCGTAAAAATGAACGTGCTACACTGGCATTTGGTGGATGATCAGGGATTCCGCGTCGAGAGCAAAACATTTCCGCTGCTGCATGAAAAAGGCTCCGACGGATTTTATTACACCCAACAGCAAATCCGCGAAGTGATCGATTACGCTGCCGAACGCGGCATCCGGGTTGTGCCGGAATTTGATGTGCCGGCGCACGCAACCAGTTGGCTGGTCGGATATCCGGAGTTGGGCAGCGCGCCCGGACCGTATCAAATTGAGCGCAACTGGGGCATTCTCAATCCGACACTCGACCCGACGAATGAAAAAGTGTACGAATTTTTGGAGACGTTTTTTGGTGAAATGTGTGCCCTGTTTCCCGATGCCTATTTTCACATCGGCGGCGATGAAAACAATGGCAAACATTGGGATGCAAACGAAGCAATTCAGTCGTTTATGAAGAAAAATGATATTGCGGACAATCATGCGCTGCAAACGTATTTTAACCAACGTATCATCAAAATACTCGAAGCGAACAACAAAAAAATGATCGGGTGGGATGAAATTCTACAACCATCACTGCCCAAAACGGCAATTATTCATTCGTGGCGCGGCATCGAAAGTTTGATCAACGCGGCAAAAGAAGGCTATCGCGGGATTTTGTCAAACGGCTATTATATCGATCTGGTTCAACCCGCATCGTTTCATTATTTGAACGATCCGGTCCCGGCCGGAACAAAACTTTCGGAAAAGGAACTGGAGAATATTTTAGGCGGTGAAGCAACGATGTGGGCGGAAATGGTATCGCCGGAAACGATCGATTCCAGAATTTGGCCGCGTACGGCAGCCATCGCCGAGCGGCTGTGGTCGCCATCGACCGTCCGCAATATCGACGACATGTATCGCCGGATGGCGCGAATCAGCTTTTTGCTGGAAGAACACGGTTTGCTGCACCACAAAAATTACGAAATGATGCTGCGACGGTTGACCAATAATCAGGATATTTCTGCGCTGAAAACGTTGGTTGATGTGGTTGAGCCGCTGGAAAAATATGCCCGCCACAGTCGCGGCGTAAAATATACCGCTACCTCTCCCCTCACCCGCGTTGTGGATGCTGCTCGTCCGGAATCGATGGTCGCCCGGGAATTTGCAATGCTGGTCGATTCGTTGATTGCCAATCCCAACGACCAGAATCAGTTCCGTGTGTCTGAGCAGTTAAAACATTGGAAACGCAATCATCTCGAACTGGAGAAAATAATTGCACAATCGCCAGTATTGCGGGAGATAGAATCGTTGTCGCGGGATTTGAGCGACGTTTGCGAAGTGGGATTGTTGGCTGGCAAATACTATGTTTCGGGAACGCAGCCGTCTGATATGTGGGTCGAGCGGAATCTGGAACTGTTGACTGCTGCCAAAAAATCGCGCGGTCAGGTGGAACTGGTGATCATCGACCCGATAATCAAATTGGTCAACCAAATCAAAAAATCGGACACAGAATCCAAATAA
- a CDS encoding methylmalonyl-CoA mutase small subunit: MRNKNDQPLENLFDRLSRQFVNATDAEWRSAAEKLLKGKSFEKTLISRTIENISLSPIYGASDVPETFPNANPGEFPFQRGATAGGFFNRNWQIAQEIRANSPRTFNSMLKNDLSRGQNVIHLPLDFATRSAMDPDKVASAENAVPVSRLDDFSAAIDGVDCSKIPFHIYCGVSNIFISAIIAAEFEKHHRNIAELTGNIAADPIGELATTGQLPTSLNNLYNEIASAGKFFAEHRANVRSWMICADKYHNAGADTVQEIAVALATGAEYLRAMLERGFSADAAIRQITFQIAIGGQFFMEVAKLRTLRMLWGNIARAFGVSETAMEMNIHAVTSQWNKTRYDAHVNMLRATTEAMAAIFGGCNSLQVAPYDELLREPDDFSRRIARNIQLILRDESHLDAVIDPAGGAWYIEKLSDELATAAWQKFRQIEKSGGIIEVLETSSLQQEIEKTATERANRLATGKDRLVGTTRYANAKETVEFFEADTNRSIIEHRKATLDKNHNVGMQVQIDQSRPIESLMRAAQNGATIGQMREAIRESDDAFPRAKPLQIHRAAEAFEFLRLAVERYSGKQEYPPKVLLLNFGELSEYKPRADFARGFLEVAGLQVTDSAAVTSVENSIGEIAESQPKIVVFCASDERYPDFVAELTTSLKAQHPATVVALAGYPQEHIESFSAAGVDEFIHIRSNIVATLSSLLEKSGII; encoded by the coding sequence GTGCGCAACAAAAATGACCAACCGTTGGAAAATTTATTCGACCGGCTTTCCCGCCAATTTGTGAATGCGACTGACGCTGAATGGCGTTCGGCTGCCGAGAAATTGCTGAAAGGTAAATCGTTCGAAAAAACGTTGATCTCCCGGACCATTGAGAACATTTCACTATCACCTATTTACGGTGCAAGTGATGTGCCGGAAACATTCCCAAACGCAAATCCGGGTGAATTTCCATTCCAGCGTGGTGCAACGGCCGGTGGATTTTTTAATCGCAATTGGCAAATTGCCCAGGAAATCCGGGCGAATTCCCCCCGAACATTTAATTCGATGCTGAAAAACGATCTCAGTCGCGGACAAAATGTCATCCATTTGCCGCTGGATTTCGCTACCCGTTCCGCGATGGATCCGGATAAAGTTGCATCCGCAGAAAACGCCGTTCCGGTCAGCCGATTGGACGATTTTTCAGCCGCAATTGATGGCGTTGATTGCAGCAAAATACCGTTTCACATTTACTGCGGCGTATCCAATATCTTTATTTCTGCAATTATTGCAGCAGAATTTGAAAAACACCATCGCAATATTGCAGAACTTACAGGAAATATTGCCGCAGACCCGATCGGCGAACTGGCAACCACCGGACAACTACCAACCAGCCTGAATAATTTATACAACGAAATTGCATCGGCTGGGAAATTTTTTGCCGAACACCGGGCAAATGTTCGCAGTTGGATGATTTGCGCGGACAAATACCACAATGCCGGCGCGGATACCGTTCAGGAAATCGCCGTTGCGCTGGCAACCGGAGCAGAATATCTGCGAGCGATGCTCGAACGCGGCTTTTCTGCCGACGCAGCGATCCGGCAAATTACTTTCCAGATTGCCATCGGCGGACAATTTTTTATGGAAGTAGCCAAATTGCGAACGCTGCGGATGCTGTGGGGCAACATCGCCCGCGCATTCGGCGTTTCTGAAACCGCGATGGAAATGAACATTCACGCGGTTACCAGCCAATGGAACAAAACCCGATACGACGCGCATGTGAACATGCTCCGCGCAACCACTGAAGCGATGGCAGCAATTTTTGGTGGCTGCAACAGCCTGCAAGTTGCGCCATATGATGAGTTGCTGCGCGAGCCGGATGATTTTTCCCGGCGAATAGCCCGGAATATCCAACTCATTTTGCGCGACGAAAGCCATCTCGATGCCGTAATCGATCCGGCCGGCGGCGCGTGGTATATCGAAAAATTGAGCGATGAACTTGCCACCGCAGCCTGGCAAAAATTTCGCCAAATTGAGAAATCAGGTGGGATAATCGAAGTTTTAGAAACCAGCAGTTTACAACAGGAAATCGAAAAAACCGCCACTGAACGCGCCAATCGATTGGCAACCGGAAAAGACCGTTTGGTCGGCACAACCCGTTATGCCAACGCCAAAGAGACCGTGGAATTTTTCGAAGCGGACACAAACAGATCAATTATTGAGCACAGAAAAGCTACACTCGATAAAAACCATAATGTGGGAATGCAGGTTCAAATTGACCAATCGCGACCGATTGAATCGCTGATGAGAGCTGCCCAAAACGGTGCAACGATCGGGCAAATGCGCGAAGCTATCCGGGAATCGGATGATGCGTTTCCGCGTGCCAAACCGTTGCAAATACATCGCGCAGCAGAAGCTTTTGAATTCCTGCGATTGGCAGTTGAGCGTTATTCTGGAAAACAGGAATATCCGCCGAAAGTATTGCTGCTAAATTTCGGTGAGCTTTCCGAATACAAACCGAGAGCCGATTTTGCGCGGGGATTTCTGGAAGTTGCAGGATTACAAGTTACTGATTCTGCTGCGGTTACATCCGTTGAAAATTCAATTGGCGAGATCGCAGAATCACAGCCGAAAATAGTGGTTTTCTGCGCAAGCGACGAACGATATCCCGATTTTGTGGCAGAACTGACGACATCGCTGAAGGCGCAACATCCCGCAACCGTGGTTGCGCTGGCAGGTTATCCGCAGGAGCACATCGAAAGTTTCAGTGCTGCGGGCGTTGACGAATTTATCCACATCCGCAGCAATATTGTGGCAACGCTTAGTTCGTTACTGGAAAAATCGGGCATTATTTGA
- a CDS encoding calcium/sodium antiporter: protein MSDAFFWILIFILSLAVLIKASDYFTQSAEQIGLNLGIPQYVIGVTIVSIGTSLPELISSVLAVTKGVPEVVAGNVVGSNIANIFLILACGAIFSKQRLRVEKSLLPVDLPLLIGSALFLGITVYDDHEFTFGEAVLFLIANVVFIAYNVFENRQRGNRKVDELNQRKTFNGEIGKQLLILVISGVFIYFGAKYTIDSIIKISEILQIATGVIAVTAVALGTSLPELAVTYSAARKGNGGIVIGNVLGSNVFNTFMVMGIPGLMATLPFPDSLINPGLIIMIVATALFLVVTVDREISRWEGMFFVLIYIYFIGKSFGLM from the coding sequence ATGAGTGATGCATTTTTCTGGATTTTAATCTTCATTTTGAGTTTGGCAGTTTTAATTAAAGCATCGGATTATTTTACGCAATCGGCAGAGCAAATTGGGCTAAATCTTGGTATTCCACAATATGTGATTGGTGTAACCATCGTTTCTATCGGCACATCGCTGCCGGAGCTTATATCCTCCGTGTTGGCTGTCACCAAAGGTGTTCCGGAAGTTGTTGCCGGAAATGTGGTTGGTTCAAATATCGCCAATATTTTTCTGATACTGGCTTGCGGCGCCATTTTTAGCAAACAACGGCTGCGGGTCGAAAAAAGTTTGCTGCCGGTTGATTTGCCGCTGTTAATCGGCTCTGCATTGTTTTTAGGTATCACCGTTTACGACGATCACGAATTTACTTTTGGTGAAGCGGTGCTCTTTTTAATCGCGAATGTTGTGTTTATCGCCTACAATGTTTTCGAAAACCGCCAACGCGGAAATCGAAAAGTGGATGAATTGAATCAGCGCAAAACCTTCAACGGTGAGATCGGTAAACAATTGTTAATACTGGTTATAAGCGGTGTGTTTATCTATTTTGGCGCAAAATATACGATCGATTCGATTATCAAAATTTCAGAAATTCTGCAAATTGCAACCGGCGTGATTGCCGTAACCGCCGTGGCTTTGGGCACCTCGCTGCCGGAGCTTGCCGTCACCTACAGCGCCGCACGAAAAGGCAATGGTGGGATCGTGATTGGTAATGTGCTCGGGTCGAATGTTTTCAATACTTTTATGGTAATGGGTATTCCCGGATTAATGGCGACACTGCCATTTCCCGATTCGTTGATCAACCCCGGGTTGATTATTATGATTGTTGCAACCGCACTATTTTTGGTAGTCACAGTTGACCGGGAAATCAGTCGTTGGGAAGGCATGTTTTTTGTGCTGATTTATATTTATTTTATCGGAAAATCATTTGGATTGATGTAA